One Candidatus Sericytochromatia bacterium DNA segment encodes these proteins:
- a CDS encoding aspartate kinase: protein MTLVVQKFGGTSVATPERIRHVAHRIAQAKQAGHQVVVVVSAMGHTTDELLELKDQVTAFASPREIDMLLATGEQVSIALVAMALQSAGIPAISVTGAQAGIRTEPVHTKARIIDIHTDRLRQLLLDDYIPVVAGFQGVTHNGEICTLGRGGSDTTAVALAAALRADECEIYTDVSGVYTTDPRLVSDASLLPEISYDEMLELASLGAQVLHPRSVEYAKQHHLNLRVRSTFDEGRGTVVKGVDELENVTPVRGVAVDMNQAKVALLAVPDTPGIAARLFGALSDHAINVDMITQAVRAENTNDIGFTVPRDDLDKAVAVTTDVGKAIGAGEVVKSLEVAKVSIVGSGMVNHAGIAARMFQALADGNINIQMIATSEIKVSCVINRDQAQQAVRLVHNAFHLGSPVPTV from the coding sequence CATCGCGCAAGCGAAGCAGGCGGGCCATCAGGTGGTGGTCGTCGTCTCGGCGATGGGACACACGACCGACGAACTGCTGGAGTTGAAAGACCAGGTCACCGCCTTTGCCTCGCCCCGAGAGATCGACATGCTACTCGCTACCGGCGAGCAGGTGTCGATTGCCCTGGTCGCCATGGCGTTACAATCCGCAGGAATCCCGGCCATCTCGGTCACCGGGGCGCAAGCCGGGATTCGCACCGAGCCGGTTCACACCAAGGCCCGCATCATCGACATCCACACGGACCGTCTGCGACAGCTGCTGCTCGACGATTACATTCCCGTCGTGGCCGGATTTCAAGGGGTCACGCACAACGGGGAAATTTGTACCTTGGGCCGTGGAGGTTCAGACACCACGGCCGTGGCGCTGGCCGCGGCCCTGCGCGCCGACGAGTGCGAGATTTACACGGACGTATCCGGGGTGTACACCACCGATCCGCGCCTCGTGAGCGATGCCTCCCTGCTACCGGAAATCTCCTATGACGAGATGCTAGAACTGGCGAGCCTGGGGGCCCAGGTGCTGCATCCGCGCTCGGTTGAATACGCCAAGCAACATCATTTGAATCTGCGTGTCCGCTCCACCTTCGATGAGGGGCGCGGCACGGTCGTGAAGGGAGTGGATGAATTGGAAAACGTGACCCCTGTCCGCGGTGTGGCCGTGGACATGAATCAGGCCAAGGTGGCACTGCTGGCAGTGCCGGACACCCCGGGCATCGCGGCCCGGCTGTTCGGGGCCCTGTCGGACCACGCCATCAACGTGGACATGATCACGCAGGCCGTGCGAGCTGAGAACACCAACGACATCGGCTTTACCGTCCCGCGCGATGACCTCGACAAGGCCGTCGCCGTGACCACCGACGTGGGCAAGGCAATCGGGGCTGGTGAGGTGGTGAAGAGTCTGGAGGTCGCCAAGGTGTCGATTGTGGGCTCTGGCATGGTGAATCACGCCGGCATTGCGGCCCGCATGTTTCAGGCCCTGGCCGATGGCAACATCAACATTCAGATGATCGCCACCTCGGAAATCAAGGTCTCGTGCGTGATCAACCGCGACCAGGCCCAGCAAGCCGTGCGTCTGGTCCACAATGCGTTTCACCTGGGCTCACCTGTCCCCACCGTGTGA